The genomic region TCAAATTCCACCCTAAAAGAATTAATTGCTTTTTCCCAATCCTTTACTTCCTGTATTTCATCAAAGAATAAATATACTTTATCATTATTATCCAAAATGAATTCACTTACTTTATCATGCAATGCGCTTGCTGATAAAATATCAGCATGCCTCATATCTTCAAAGTTAAACTCTATAAACTGTTGTTTATTTACGCCCTGTCTTAATAATTCTTCTTGTATAAGTTTTAACATAACTGACTTCCCACTTCTACGTACACCTGTTAATACTTTTACCAAATCTTTATTTATAAATGGCCTGATTTTTTTTAAATACTGTTCACGTTCAATCATTAGAATCACCTCACTAATATTATAGTATACCACTTATATGTTTTATTCAATCAAATATGATAGTTTTAACAGTTATAACCGTGATAATTGGTATATTTATATATTTTATCAGTTATAACTGCTAAAATATATTTATTTCGTTATGCTTTTAGAATTTCAACAATAACATTCCTGTCCCTTAAAGTCGTGACAATAAATCAAGTAATCTTATTTGTAATATTCTTTAGCTTCTTCTATAACTTTATTTATAAATAAAAAAACTCTCCTAAGAGAGTTCAAGTTCATGCATAAATCTAACAGTTTGAAGTATTATAACTATCTTTTTGTTATAAATATTCGTTATAAAACAAGAGTTTTTATAGTGTTTGCATCTTACGAGCATCTTAATCAAATGCACTCAAACAAAGTTTACATCGTATTATGTTCATATTTTTAATAAGCACCCTTAGAATAAGTCACTTCATAGCTATGCGTATAAATTTCGAATACAATACCAAATGGATCTTCAACATAACACATTTTATATGGTTTTTCATTTGGATAGTATTCCTTGATAGGCATACGTTGTTTACCACCATGAGATACAATTTTTTCAATCATACCCTCAATATCTGGATCCTGCACAGAAAAATGGAAAAGACCTGTATTTTTGAATTCAAATGGTTGCGTTTTTTTATCGTTATCCACAAACTCAAATAGTTCTATTCCAATGGCGTTTGAAGTGACCATGTGAGCAATTTTGAAATCTCCATGCCCTTTACCGAATACTTCCTCGCACATAATTCCGATTGCAGAAGTATTTTCCTCTTTGATAACTGATGGTTCCATTACAACATACCAACCCATTACCTCGCTATAAAACTTAACCGCCCGTTCTAAATTAGACACAGACAAACCTATGTGTGAAAATGCTCTTGGATAATTCATTTTCGTACCTCCTTTCGAGATACTTTAATAATATAGTAATATAAAGATTAAGAGAATAACGTACTTTTTTGTACCTATGTATTATCAATCATTATTTCATTTTCACTAGCATATTCTTTTGAAAAATCACAAAATCCCTCCACAAGAGGAATAAGTCCTTTGTAGCGCGGTGAGAGTGAATATACTACATTAAGTGGTTTCTCACATACCACAGTCCTTACTAATATATTGCTTAACTCAAGCTCCTTTAATTGTGTGACAAGCATTTTATGTGTTATATCAGGGATACCTCTTTGCAGTAAAGAAAAACGATTATCTCCATTTAAGATATGCCACAAAATCCTCATTTTCCATTTCCCACCTAGCAAATCCATTGATAACAGCAATGCACAAGTGTATTGTTTTTTTATCTTCATCTTACATTCCTTATTATATAAATTTTAATTGTTCTTACTTTTTTATTAACATATTTTATTGTAAAACAAATACCAACTACAATCAATGTATACAAACCATATATTTGAGTATTAGTATATCCTATATAAATCAGTATTGTTATAGTAGTGAATAGACTTATACATACAATATCCTACAAATGCACCATTACAAATATTTTGCATACCGTTCTTGTTTCATAACAAATCAGGCTTCATCTAATATAAACACCCTATATATGCAAATTTTATCATACTAGACTTACGCATTCAATGATGGATAACAAATTAAAAACTCTCCTAAGAGAGTTCAAGTTCATGCATAAATCTAACAGTTTGAAGTATTATAACTATCTTTTTGTTATAAATATTCGTTATAAAACAAGCATTTTTATAGCATTTGCATATTATGAACAACATAACAACATCGTACTAATTACAATAATGGTTATTCAATATTCATTGATTGTTTTATTTTAAACGCACGGATAAACGCACGCGTGCGTTTATCGCATTACTAACATATCTAAACATACATCACTCTTTTTGGTTTGTCAGATCACTAATAAATATTAGAAAAATACTGTTTATAACTGATCTGCTAGCATGTATTTTGTGTTTTTTCCATTTCCTACTTTTACAATAATACCTAGTTTAAGCATTTCACCAATAATACTGTTAGCTCTGGTTACTTTAACATCTAACAATTCTTCTATTGATAGACGTGTGATATATTTGTTATTTTTTAAATATTCAACTACTAAATTATGTGTTTTTGATAAACCTATTGTGTCATTATTCATATTTGGAAGAGTAACTCTAAATGCACCATCTGCATTTTCAAATACTGGTTTATTGATGCATTTATTGTAAGAACTCATTATTTTACCAACACCAATACCATAGGATTCAATTAATTGCATTCTATAAAATAATGCTGCTAATTTTTCATTTCTTGCTTGTGATGCACCTAAAAGAATAGCTTCTATCGACATCCCAGAAACAAGGCCTCCTAAAGAAACAATCTCAATTTTATTGGAATACACATTAATAAAAGTATCTCCACTATAACTATAATCTCGATGTACGATTGCATTTAATAATGCTTCTCTTAATGATAATTCCGGATAATCTTTTTGATCAATTCTTAATAAGCCATCAAATGATGCACTTGTTCTATTATATAACTCAAGTGTAGCATATGCATCATTTAATTGTTTAAAAATAGAACCTTTAAATTCTTTTCTATCTATAAAAACACTTTTATCATTGCCTTGAAATACAGCAAGTTTAATAGAATGAATACATTCATCTGATGTTAGTAAAGCAAGATTTGTATACATTTCATCATTATTGATAAAACCTAAATTATGCATTTGAACCTGACCAAACTCTAGGTTCCTTTTTTTCATTTCTTCATTCATTGTATTGAAATGTAAATTTTGTTCAATAGAACGACTATTCTCAAAAGAATCTCCATCTGTTAATTTTATCATCTGGCGAATTGCATCTTGTGATGCAGGAGCAGAAGATGTCCCTTGTCTAACGTAGACACCTGATGATTTCATTCCCTTATCTTTAAGATAATAAGGTTTTCTTGTTCCCTCTTCAACAGTTACTTTGATGATATCTTTATTTTCTTCTACTAGTGATTCCACACGTATAAACATCATAGCATCAGGTAAGATATTATCACGAAGAAGATTCGTTATCGCTAACATAACTTCATCAACATCATTTATTCCAACCACTTCACCACTATCAGCAATTCCTTCATATATTGTTCCACCATCACAGTTAATAAATGCAATGACTTCTTTCTTCAAATCTTGTGTATATTTTTCTTTTAACTCTACTTTATAACCCTCTTTAAACATCTTTCTATCTCCTTTCTATCACTATTCTCTTTCTATCACTGATAGTATCATGTTTTGTGATAGAATACAACTTTTTATATAAAATTATCCCCTTTTCATTCTTTTTTAAAACAAAAAACTCTCCTAAGAGAGTTTAAGTTTATGCATAAATCCAACTGTTTGGAGTATTATAATTATCTTTTTGTTAATGACTAAAGTACATAAAATAAGAGTTTTTATAGTGTTTGCATCTTATAAGTATCCTAACTATAGTCATACAACAATAGTGCTTTTTTACTAGCACATACTGATATAACACGTAATCTTGAGTATATCACCCAAAAATGAAGACTAAAAATAGTTAATCCATTTAGCTATAATACTTCTGTGATTTACTCTTAGGTTTTTCCGGTAATGTCATTTTAAGATTTCCACTTTCTATCAATGGTAAAACAATTGTATTCATTGCATAATACTGTGTTTTGCCTAAATACTTAGCTAACTCAGATCTTGTTCTCGGTGTTTTACAAAATTCAATAAGTTCTTCAACCTCGTTTACCTCTGTTTTTCCACTATTAGATATTTTGAGTTTAGACATGACACTATTCTTTAGAATCACAGTAAATGTTCCTCGTCTATTAACAAATTCAGGAGGACAAAGACTCATTTTTTCCATTTCATAGTGAATAGTCGGAATACCAGAATATCTATTTTCTGCTGCTTTTTGTACCTCCAGTATATGGGTCAATGTTTGGTTTCTTGTATCTGCATGAGCCTTTCCTAAACCATCAACAGTAATTCTACCGTAAAGACCTCCTTCATTTGTAATTTCAAGTCGATCACTATACATTACAATTCTTATAGGTGCCCCTTCTGTATGAATACTATAATCTCTATGCATTAGAGCATTTAATATAGCTTCCCTGACTGCTTTAATCGGGTATTCTGGTTTATCATGTCGTTTTCCTTCATCATCAATAATTGTTTTTTCTCTCATGTTTCTTTTTACAAAAGCAACAGCTTCTTCTAACATTTCAGCGATAGTACCCTCTATTCTCTTATTAGAAATAAATCGCTCTCCTTCATCTCCTGTCTGACCCATGATAGTTCCAGGAACAACTACTGCAGTGATGCAGAGTTGTGGATAAGTAGCTTGTGGATATTTTGAAAAACACATTATCCCTGAAAAGGTTGGATTTCCACCCTTTATCACTCCCATTAAATGAAGGATTTCATCGTTTGAAAGCCTTGAAACATTAGGTTTATTTTCTTTTATATTTAGAATATACTTTTCAAGTAATATATCATCTAGTATAGAAAAA from Tannockella kyphosi harbors:
- a CDS encoding VOC family protein, with product MNYPRAFSHIGLSVSNLERAVKFYSEVMGWYVVMEPSVIKEENTSAIGIMCEEVFGKGHGDFKIAHMVTSNAIGIELFEFVDNDKKTQPFEFKNTGLFHFSVQDPDIEGMIEKIVSHGGKQRMPIKEYYPNEKPYKMCYVEDPFGIVFEIYTHSYEVTYSKGAY
- a CDS encoding winged helix-turn-helix transcriptional regulator; protein product: MKIKKQYTCALLLSMDLLGGKWKMRILWHILNGDNRFSLLQRGIPDITHKMLVTQLKELELSNILVRTVVCEKPLNVVYSLSPRYKGLIPLVEGFCDFSKEYASENEIMIDNT
- a CDS encoding RNA-binding domain-containing protein, with translation MFKEGYKVELKEKYTQDLKKEVIAFINCDGGTIYEGIADSGEVVGINDVDEVMLAITNLLRDNILPDAMMFIRVESLVEENKDIIKVTVEEGTRKPYYLKDKGMKSSGVYVRQGTSSAPASQDAIRQMIKLTDGDSFENSRSIEQNLHFNTMNEEMKKRNLEFGQVQMHNLGFINNDEMYTNLALLTSDECIHSIKLAVFQGNDKSVFIDRKEFKGSIFKQLNDAYATLELYNRTSASFDGLLRIDQKDYPELSLREALLNAIVHRDYSYSGDTFINVYSNKIEIVSLGGLVSGMSIEAILLGASQARNEKLAALFYRMQLIESYGIGVGKIMSSYNKCINKPVFENADGAFRVTLPNMNNDTIGLSKTHNLVVEYLKNNKYITRLSIEELLDVKVTRANSIIGEMLKLGIIVKVGNGKNTKYMLADQL
- a CDS encoding ATP-binding protein, encoding MQIDDLVSLVKTIQKYNCETQYIEVKAVQKRTLTKLYDTLSSFSNQDGGGTILFGLDEKKDFEIVGVYDPQDLQHKVAEQCKQMEIAVRPLFTVAMIENKMVVSAEIPGVDIADRPVYYKGAGKVKGSYIRVAEADEPMSDYEIYSYDAYHRRIKDDIRIADSTDFSILDDILLEKYILNIKENKPNVSRLSNDEILHLMGVIKGGNPTFSGIMCFSKYPQATYPQLCITAVVVPGTIMGQTGDEGERFISNKRIEGTIAEMLEEAVAFVKRNMREKTIIDDEGKRHDKPEYPIKAVREAILNALMHRDYSIHTEGAPIRIVMYSDRLEITNEGGLYGRITVDGLGKAHADTRNQTLTHILEVQKAAENRYSGIPTIHYEMEKMSLCPPEFVNRRGTFTVILKNSVMSKLKISNSGKTEVNEVEELIEFCKTPRTRSELAKYLGKTQYYAMNTIVLPLIESGNLKMTLPEKPKSKSQKYYS